GGGTATACGTATTTAAGGCTGACCGGAGGGGAGCCGACGTTGTCGAGGGAGCATTTGAAGGGGATCCTTAAGCGTGCGGAGGATTCGAAGCTCCTCTTCATAGTTGAGACTAACGGCATTTTGCTGGGGGCTGATGCAAGTTACGTTAAGGAGCTGGCTCAGTTCAGCAACATGTATGTTAGAGTATCCTTCAAAGGCACGAACCCTCAGGAATTCACGAACCTCACTGGAGCTGGTCCTGAAGGCTTCGAGCTGCAGCTACAGGCCCTGAGGAATCTCCTGGACTCTGGGTTAGAGCCGCGCAAGGACTTCGGAGTCGCCGCCATGGTGGGCTTCAGCCCAGACGAGAGTGTGGCCAAGTTCGTCATGTTGCTGTCGGAAATAGATGAGAGGCTGACGTCCAACGTGGATTGGGAGTATGTGCTTACGTACCCCCACGTAATGGAGTTAATAGGACGCTACGGTCTGAAACCCCTCAGAACCTACAGACCCTAATGAGGTGATTGAGTCTAAAGGGTAGAAATACAGTAGGGTCTTCAGCCGCCCAGGCTAGAGGGGTTCCGGGGCTTCCCTAAGCTGATTTATGACGTAGTTCCTGATGTCTGGAGGTGAGGGTAACTCCCGGACGACCTTACCCTCCCTGATCCACTCAACCATAATGTCCTCACTACATGTCTGGGGTTTGCTGTTAAACGGCGTTATCTCGTAGTTCAGGGTGCCGCATCTCCACACTTTCTTAGCACCAGGCCACTTACCTTTCTTCGTGTGCGGGGTCCACACACCGTTGTGCTGCTTCTCAACTATGTCCATGCTCAAATCCACCGAAGGTGGGAAGGTTATGGATGTGCCAACGCCGAAGCCGTCGACAAGGCTCCTCAATTTCTTAATGGTTTCCTCGTTGAGCCCTCCACTCACGTATATTTTGACTCGCTCTTTACCAAGTACCTTTAAGGTCCACTTTATCTCTTCCACAATGGCTTTGATGTCCCCTCTTCTGCTTCTGGGGGTGTCTATCCTCACTCCGTGAAGTCTCTCGTCAAGAGCCTTAACGGCTTCAACAGTTGAGAATCTCTCGTCATTATATGTGTCCACAAGGGCTATCCTAGGCACATCGGGCTCGACGACCTCGTCGAAGGCCTTCCAGGCAGCCACCTCGTCGTCGAACATGAGTATCAACGCGTGAGGCATGGTGCCAGAGGGCTTAACTCCCAGCGTCTCTGCGTTAAAAGCTCCAGACACTCCGTCCATCCCGCCTATGTAGGCGGCCCTATCAAGCATGGGGTGAATCGCAGGATGAGCACTCCTTAGACCGAAGTAGAAGAAGGTCTTATCCAGGGCCAGTCTCTTGAACCTAGCCGCCTTAGTGACCACTGATGTATAGTGTCTTAAAATGCCGAGGAGAGGGGTCTCGAACTCGCACATATCGTAGTAGTTGCCTTCAACCACCATGACCGGGGTGTTCTCGCCTATCAATGTGCCTTCAGGGAGCGAGTATACTGTCAGGGGCCTGCCCTCGAGCAGGTGGATGGCTTCCTCAAGCCCCGCATACACCGCCCACTGGTAGCCCTCAGGCAGGTTCAGAACATGTACCTCCATCCTAACCCTTAAACCCTCTAGACCCTTGGCCTTTATGATTCTCTTGGTTCTGACGAAGTAGATGTCGGTTATCTTACCGCTCAGTATGTCCTCCTCCCTCGCTATATAGAATCTCACATCACCCACCAAAAAACATGAGAAGAAAACTTTAAAACCGTTTCCCTCTACGGTCTAATACCCACTTCACCAGCTCCTCAGCAGTCTCAGCACTTATGATGCCGAATTCAACTAAGTCATCCACATGTTCTGAGAAGTTATCGATACGGATGAACTGGATGAAGTCCTCACCCACTTCAGCCACGTGCTCCTCTAGGATTGTGTATTCAATGTACTTCCCCCCGCTGGTTTGGATGGAGTAGGTCGGTAGTCCGATTGCGTCAAAGTAAGTTCTGATGATGCAGTACTCACATCCCTCGTACAGGGTCTCCTCCCTCAACCTCAGCACGTCCTCCTCACGTTCGTCTCTGCAGAACCCCTTGCAGGAGCTGAGCAACTCCCGTACCTCGTTAAGTATTCCTCCCTCCACTTCCTCCAACCTCAAGCTCTCTCACCTACCCTCAGAAGCTCTGAACCTTATGTTAGTAATCTGCTTGAACGATAATATTACCTAGGATACTGAAAAGCCGCCTTCCAGGACAGGGAGGCTCACCTGCCCAGCATTGAGCCATATCTCTCTAGGTAGACGATCTCACCCACGTCTTTTCTCTTCCTCGGCTCCGGTTGCTCGGCCGGCCAACCTATCGCAAAGAGCGCTATCGGGATGTAGTTAGGCGGCACGTCGGCAAATCTGCGTAGCTCCTCCACATTCCTTAACGTCTGGATCCAGACAGCGCCCAAACCTGCGCAGTGCAACGCAAGCCAGAAGTACATTGCGGCAAGTGATGCGTCAACCATGTATGATGTCGGCGACTCTTCCGTGTTCGCGAGGACTAACACAGCTGCCTTAGCGTTGGACAGTGGTCTAGCGTGCTGGAGTATCTTGGAGAGCTCTTTAAGTCTTCCCGCATCACGTATTATGATGAATCTCCAGGGTTGACTGTTGCGCGCGCTGGGCGCATACCTAGCTACGTCGATGGCCTTCAGTAGGGCCTCTAGAGGCACTTCCTCTTCTTTAAAGACTCTCACGCTCCTCCGCGTGAGGAGGAATTCAGTGCATGTCTCACGCATCTTTATCAGACCCTTGATGTAGGTGTGGGTATTATTTTAAAGTTTTCAAGAGAAAGTCCTGTGTGGTGGATGTTTGTGAGTTTTATAAGACTTACGCGCCTCTAGTCTTGGTGTGGACGTTGTTAAGTGTGGAGCTCTCAGAGATCCTGGAGAGGGTTGAGGAGCTGGTTGAGGGGGGCGACATAGCTGCTCTGAAGAATTTTTTAAGTGGTTTGGACCCGCACGTAATTAAGGACGTCTTGGAACGGCTAGAGCCCAGCTTGAGGAGTAAGATAATACCTCACATCCCTCTGCTGAGTATGAGTTCCGTCATATCCAAGTTTAGTGAGGACTTGCTGCATGAGATAGCGTCTCTGAAGGGCATAGACGAATTAATTGAGTTGATTGGCAGGATCCCTATAGATGAGGCCGTTGACTTAATTCAGAAGCTACCTCCTAAGGTAGCTGCCAAGACCCTTAACGCACTGCCTGTTCAGAAGGCAAGGGAGATCTCGGAGTTACTTAAGTACCCCCCTGAGAGTGTTGGAGGCATCATGACTACGAGAATACCTATCTTCAGAGCCGTAGCAGTGGTTGATGAGGTGGTCAGGGAGTACATAGCTAGGGAGAGTGCTGGAGCTTACGACAAGCACAGCTACCTGTATGCGGTGGATGAGGGGGGTAAGCTGGTCGGGTGGATCGAGGTCAAGGCACTTCTGACTAAGCCGAGGAGTAAGTTACTCAGGGATGTTGTTAGTAAGCCCCCGGCAACCGTTAACGCAATATCTGACCGTGAAGTAGCTGCCAAGCTTGCCGTAACTTACGATGTGGTCGAGCTACCGGTCGTGAATGGGGAGGGGAAGTTATTGGGGATCGTCACCCTGGATGACGTACTCGACGTTGCCATAGCCGAGTTCTCCGAGGACTTGGTTAAGTTCGGCGGCTTCACGGACGTTATCAAAGGCAGTTACATGAGTGCTGACATAAAGTCGATCCTCACTCGTAGAGTTCCCCCTATATTATTCCTCTACTTAATGAATGCCATAACTGGAAGCATCGTGGCGTCCTTTGTTGGGATCATTGAGAGGGTGGCGGTGCTCGCGGCATTCTTGCCAATGCTCTCGGACAACTCAGGCAATATAGGGTCTCAAGCATCGACCTTCATAATAAGGAGTCTCGCCCTAGGTGAGGTGAAGCCTAAAGACGTCCTCAAGATACTCCGCAAGGAAGTCCTAACCTCGTTAGCCATGGCTTCAATACTGCTTCCAGTAGCTTTCGCCATCGCCTTCACAATAACTTGGTTCTTCTACAGCGGGGAACTGCTTCACGCCCTATACGTAGGGCTAGTAGTCGGCACAGCCCTCCTAGTCTCAATGCTCCTGGCGGACGTCATCGGAGCTCTGTTGCCGGTCGCCCTAGCAAAATACCGTGTGGATCCAGCAGGAGTCTCAGCACCCTTAATAACGACCATAGGTGACATAGTGACATCAGTAACTTACTTCACAATAGCCATGTACATCCTGGTCTCAACCTAACATAAGGAAGCAGGTAATCAGCCAAATTCAGCGTTAAATCAATCTACGAGAGTAGCAAGCTCTGCAAATCGAACAGTGTTAAACCACCTGCTAGGAGATGCCCGCAGGCTTAGTGAGTGATTCCTGGCGAAGGCAAACGTTAACGAGGCAATGAATAAGCTCTGGTGCGGGGGGTGGGATTCGAACCCACGCAGGCCTACGCCAGCGGGTCTTAAGCCCGCCCCCTTTGACCGAGCTCGGGCACCCCCGCAACCATACATTTAATCATACCGAAACTTAAATCTTTAGGTGCTCTCAGCGGTGGTTCTCTGAAATCCTGTCCTTTATGGTAAGGGACGTTCTACTAGAAGAATAACGTGGAATCCTTGTGGCTTGGACAGTTAAGGCCGCTTCTCAAGTAGCTCCTTAAGTTTGTTTGAGAATTCTTTGCGGTTGTTTAAGAGTAGCGCAGTAGGCTCATTGGTTAGTTCAGGCTTATCGACCTCCAGGAGAACAGAGCGAATGTACGTCTTTGCGATGAGCTCTACTGTTGAGGGGTTCCCGTATAATTGCTCCAGTAAATACCTCAACTTCTCTGGCTCATCAATCAAGAGATCCACATAACCTCTGTCCGTAGCCCTGCGGCAGGCGAGTTCCAACACGTTAAACACACCTGGAAATTTATCCCTCATGTAGTTCCTAATCACTTGGTCCAGCTTACCTCTACTTATGGCCAGGGCTGTGCACCCCTAAGAAGGTTTGAAAGTCTTAAACGTTGCACAGAAGTGACTCTGACTTCCAACCACCTTTAGAGATATAGCGAATTAGTCCGCGGCCGGCACCTCGTGTATGAGGTTAGGAAGCACCAGCTACTTTATCCCCTCTGTAGAGCTTAGTCATACATCCACACCGCATACGGTCCGATGTGTGACCTCCATGGTTATCGATAACTTAATGGGGAATCTAGGGAATGTGGTGGGCCCGCGGGGATTCGAACCCCGGACCTCCCGGTTATCAGCCGGGCGCTCCACCATGCTGAGCTACGGGCCCTATTGAAGTGTGTCTTAACGATTTAAAAATCTTGCGTCCAGTAACCTAGTCAAGCCCTCCGCTCTAGGAGTATGCTAGGTGCTCAGGTTTTGCTATATAGGTTTTTAATCTACCTCAGCATGTTTCTCCTGGTGGCTTGGATGGGTTTAGAGGGGTTCCTACTGATTCTTGCCGGTGTATTCATATCGTTCTGGGGGCAGTTCTTCGTGAGGCTGGCTGTTGCCTTAGTCTCAGGGGTGTGGCTCGGTTGGCTTGCGTCAGCTTTAGTGACTAACTATTTGAGGGGCTTCGTACCTACCGCCTTCATCATCGGATTACTAGTGTTTCTAGTGTTTTTCATCGCTGGCTTCCTTAAACACAGAATTACTGCTGCCTTCCTCATAAGCGCGGTAGTGACTTACTACACGCCTGTGAGGGCTTTGCTCGCTATGTCGTTGGGCATCACTCTCTCTGGAGTGGGGGAGGTTGTAGTGAAGCTCCTGTTGTTCACAGCCTCCCTGATTCTGGTTTACAATCTCTTCAAGCTGTTGATAGGTCTTATAACCTCGTCCTTAGGCTCCCTTCTCTTCTATGCTGGGTTGGCGGTGTTGGAGGTGCCGCAAACAATAGCCCTAATGGCTTCTATGGTCTTATTTCTCATGTCACTTACTTGGTACTTACTCAAACGCGAGAGAAAGCTCTAAGGAACTCGCCTGCGATGGATTGCCAGGAGTGAGGGGAGATGCGGGATTAGGGACTGTGTAAGGGATGATGACACTGAGGAAAACTTAATAATCCCTACCGACCTAATCTTATTGGCGGCGGTCGTCTAGCCTGGATTAGGACGCCGGCCTGCCATGAGTGGTCCACGCGGAGCGCCGGAGATCCCGGGTTCGAATCCCGGCCGCCGCACCAGGTACATCCTTATAAGCTCTTGTTTTATTTTTGTTTTGGCGCCGCGGTAGTATAGCCCGGTCAAGTATGCGGGCCTTTCGAGCAACGTTAGGCGTGGAAAGCCCGTGACCCGGGTTCGAATCCCGGCCGCGGCACCAACACCAAACTCCAGACGAGTCCTCACAGCCTCAGCATCAGGCTGGCTGCTTCGTGATGGCCTTTTCATAAGGTTATGCTTATAAGGGTGATGGGTCTATTTCTGTGTGGTGGTGCCTATTGTGGCGTTTAGGATAGACCCGTGGTCTTCGGAGGGCGTGAGGGATTATGAGAAGCTGTTCTCTTATTTCGGCATGAGGCCCTTCAACGAGGTCATTCCTCAACTGGAGCTCTACGGCGTGATGCCGCTGCCCATCAGGAGGGGTGCGGTTATAGGGCACAGGGACTTCGAGAAGGTTCTAAACGCCCTTAAGACTGGCGAGAGATTCGCCCTACTGACGGGGTTGATGCCCTCCGGTAAAATGCATTTAGGCCACAAGATGCTCATAGATCAGATCATATACTACCAAAGTCTGGGAGCGGAGATATTCTTAGCTATAGCTGACGTCGAGGCTTACGGAGTCAGGAAACTCTCCAGGGAGGAGGTCATCAACATAGCTCTTGAGGAGTACGTCGCTAACTACTTGGCACTAGGTCTGAGGAGTGAGGGACTCCGCATATACTTCCAGTCAAACTACAGGAAAGAGTACTATAGGCTGATACAGCTCTTCGCTAAGAAAATCACGATGGCTGAGTTAGAGGCCATATACGGTGAGGATCTAGAGCCAGCTAAAATAGTTGCGGTGCTGACTCAGGCAGCCGACATACTTCACCCAGAGCTACCCCACTTCGGAGGCTTCAAGACGGTCCTAGTCCCTGTAGGGGTTGATCAGGACCCGCATTTAAGACTGACCAGAGACATAGCCGACAGATTCAATGAGGAGTTGGGCTTCACCAGGCCCGCCTCAACATACCATAAGTTCCTAAGCGGGCTTACAGGAGGTAAGATGAGCTCCTCAAAGCCAGAGACCTTCATCGCACTGTCAGACCCTCCCGAGGAATCCGTGGGTAAGCTGATGAGAGCCTTCACCGGCGGCAGGGCGACGGCGGAAGAGCAGCGGAAGCTGGGCGGTGAGCCAGATAAATGCCCGATCTTCGAGCTGAACTCCATGCATCTCGTGCCAGATGATGGTGAGCTAAGCAAGGTCTA
This window of the Zestosphaera sp. genome carries:
- a CDS encoding radical SAM protein, with protein sequence MVSERSLYNPLELSKSVEPLVTRVVRGLVERRYFRFRGGRWYGGTASADVIGCNLRCRFCWSWYFRDRYDLGFFLNPNEVFERLTDIASKRGYTYLRLTGGEPTLSREHLKGILKRAEDSKLLFIVETNGILLGADASYVKELAQFSNMYVRVSFKGTNPQEFTNLTGAGPEGFELQLQALRNLLDSGLEPRKDFGVAAMVGFSPDESVAKFVMLLSEIDERLTSNVDWEYVLTYPHVMELIGRYGLKPLRTYRP
- a CDS encoding nicotinate phosphoribosyltransferase is translated as MRFYIAREEDILSGKITDIYFVRTKRIIKAKGLEGLRVRMEVHVLNLPEGYQWAVYAGLEEAIHLLEGRPLTVYSLPEGTLIGENTPVMVVEGNYYDMCEFETPLLGILRHYTSVVTKAARFKRLALDKTFFYFGLRSAHPAIHPMLDRAAYIGGMDGVSGAFNAETLGVKPSGTMPHALILMFDDEVAAWKAFDEVVEPDVPRIALVDTYNDERFSTVEAVKALDERLHGVRIDTPRSRRGDIKAIVEEIKWTLKVLGKERVKIYVSGGLNEETIKKLRSLVDGFGVGTSITFPPSVDLSMDIVEKQHNGVWTPHTKKGKWPGAKKVWRCGTLNYEITPFNSKPQTCSEDIMVEWIREGKVVRELPSPPDIRNYVINQLREAPEPL
- a CDS encoding nitroreductase family protein, which encodes MRETCTEFLLTRRSVRVFKEEEVPLEALLKAIDVARYAPSARNSQPWRFIIIRDAGRLKELSKILQHARPLSNAKAAVLVLANTEESPTSYMVDASLAAMYFWLALHCAGLGAVWIQTLRNVEELRRFADVPPNYIPIALFAIGWPAEQPEPRKRKDVGEIVYLERYGSMLGR
- the mgtE gene encoding magnesium transporter; translation: MWTLLSVELSEILERVEELVEGGDIAALKNFLSGLDPHVIKDVLERLEPSLRSKIIPHIPLLSMSSVISKFSEDLLHEIASLKGIDELIELIGRIPIDEAVDLIQKLPPKVAAKTLNALPVQKAREISELLKYPPESVGGIMTTRIPIFRAVAVVDEVVREYIARESAGAYDKHSYLYAVDEGGKLVGWIEVKALLTKPRSKLLRDVVSKPPATVNAISDREVAAKLAVTYDVVELPVVNGEGKLLGIVTLDDVLDVAIAEFSEDLVKFGGFTDVIKGSYMSADIKSILTRRVPPILFLYLMNAITGSIVASFVGIIERVAVLAAFLPMLSDNSGNIGSQASTFIIRSLALGEVKPKDVLKILRKEVLTSLAMASILLPVAFAIAFTITWFFYSGELLHALYVGLVVGTALLVSMLLADVIGALLPVALAKYRVDPAGVSAPLITTIGDIVTSVTYFTIAMYILVST
- a CDS encoding tryptophan--tRNA ligase, which codes for MVVPIVAFRIDPWSSEGVRDYEKLFSYFGMRPFNEVIPQLELYGVMPLPIRRGAVIGHRDFEKVLNALKTGERFALLTGLMPSGKMHLGHKMLIDQIIYYQSLGAEIFLAIADVEAYGVRKLSREEVINIALEEYVANYLALGLRSEGLRIYFQSNYRKEYYRLIQLFAKKITMAELEAIYGEDLEPAKIVAVLTQAADILHPELPHFGGFKTVLVPVGVDQDPHLRLTRDIADRFNEELGFTRPASTYHKFLSGLTGGKMSSSKPETFIALSDPPEESVGKLMRAFTGGRATAEEQRKLGGEPDKCPIFELNSMHLVPDDGELSKVYGNCRSGSMLCGECKLATAERLKKFLEEHQEKLGKMIELAKTLVEVPDF